The nucleotide window GTTAAGGTCAGCCAATGGGATCAACTGCACAGCGTATGTTGTTCATAGCTGTGTTAGAGCATCTGATACCTACCTATCAATCTAAACTAAATAAAGTGGGCCTATTGTATAGAATCATACATGATCCTTTAACGCCCACTccttgctgagagagagaggatgagaaagagagagagagagaactagagagagagggaatagttAGTGTGCAATGCCTTGAAATAAAAGTTACCTCATGGTTCAGAAGATGACATCTCATTGATTAATGATTGGAGACAGTGCCAGAGGAGAGACGAGATGATTTAGATGGACTAATTCCCTAAGTTTGTTAGCAGAGGACATTCTGACCCCGCTGTGCTACTTTGGCCTGGTCAGTACTAAGAAACTGCCCACTGTATATCATTGAAGCAATCTAAACCTCCCGATGTCCTATACTTCTTACCCATCTACAGTGCCTAAGACAGAGAAACACGTCATCAACTCCGAACCGAGTCAGATATTGATACTGAAATATTACAAATGTCCCCCAAGATTAGGTGCCTATGACCTGCCCCCGCAAGCTTCTCCAGTTTATCATCTGAAAGATGACCAGTTGTATCAAAATGAAGACAGTGATAGCTTTAATAGCTGGAGCTAGTCTCGGAAACCAGACCCTAGACAAGCCAGAGCATTTGAAAGAGACTCGACAGGAGCAACAATGATTCAATAAACATAATGACAGTACCTGGGGAgatattagcaggaggagatgtTTGAGTGTAGGCTCTGTGTTAATCAAAGTAATCAAATGGATAGCTACTGACAGATTATTAATTACGCTCCTGTAATGGTAATAAATCCTGTGACACAGCCACAGAAACTGTAAGAGagactggcaggcaggcagcgtttctcagccagttgaaatcatgaatcagctggcatcctTTTTATGGATATATAGAAGAAAGAAATGCCAATAaaaaaaaaggtcaaacgaaacgaagtgcagctagttttcagtctttctagcttcagtttgaagtgattgtgttagctgtgatgttggctagctcctctgaacaacagtgtcctggcgagtgagcacattttctatgccaggcgaaatcgcgcctcattagctcattgttatggatgtatccaaataaatgtcactagaaaaccgcttaaacaaatgcaaatgcagctattTTGCTGTTACTCTGGCTGGACTTTTTGACATGACTGTAAATTAGCCATAGTtgtctagctagcaagcaagggataagaacattgaCAGCCattatggcaatggaacatttcgAACAAATGACTGGGTtgcatccatagatacagaacaaaaagacttaacgactgggtcgcgtctctagcaaccgaaccgatagaacgaacgaccagccggttTGGGTAGCAatcctagatttgtgtcgggacaatatcttgtggaaggatgaaatagtatgaataaatgcataaaaataacgtttttaatgaaaatatgtcaatcaatatttgaatatgttggtaacccgttgtataaaagtgataatgccctcgaagccagtgtttagaggatatattggcacggtttgccggacCTCGACTTTGTCTCGGGCTTAACAACACCTGTGTCaatgggtgtgttcgtaaattcatcagttattctgcgctctggcacactcagacgagagtgctctgaaatcggagtagatagccagagtgaatttacgaacgcacccaatatatcctccaaagaccggcttcttgggcattatcacttaaatgacacagtcataaccatgtcataatatgtcataacagctgacataacttgtcataacctgctATAATATGGCACATATATTttgacctgttgtgacatatattatGTTATTTTATGGcaggttatgacacctacataagagtgtcaaaacccacaaaacctaccacacaaggcaaaacattccattacaccatagcctacgtgtcaacagtatgtttatgttatataacCTTTTTCTAAATTTACCCTATTaatatatcattgtaattgcgcacacattgatgtcagacatgcacctaccccaatgctctgttgctgatgactgggacgaATGCAGGAgaagatttcaggagcaggacaagacaccctctttttgactgacataagggcatgtatgtgataggcatatctggcttatatgattatgatggtcataatgcttcttgacagtgtaataaagtgtattttcttagtccaagtaaagcgACAAAGTATGGTCATAATGCtttttgacagtgtcataaagtgtattttctacaagttatttaaaatatgatgaaaaaaacatgactgtaaagaattaattacaacaacaaaggatttaagaaacaaactttcaaacgaaaggaaacttcttggcaggaaaaaaaaaaatggaataaatgtgggttttgacactcttatgtaggtgtcataaccagccataaaataaagcaatatatgtcacaacaggtgtaaatatatgggttatgacaagttatgtcagctgttatgacatgttATGACATGATTATGAccatgtcataacgtgttatgacactgggtgtcaagtaaagtgttaccacttCCTGTGTTAAATCAATTAATATATTTGTTCTCCACTATCATAACTATATGACCTTGTCATATAAGGAAATATAGCTGAGCTATTTTTGTCTATCGGTTTTGAGTCAGGAAATGTGTACTTTCCCACTTAAAACATAGCAGGGTCTCCCCCACGAGGGCACACATGCGCAGTTGTTACCCATCTCCGCTGCTGTGGCAGCCGGCTACATATAATAATCATATAAAATAATCTCAAATGTTTTCGTTGGAAAAGTACACACTTCCCGACTCAAAACCGATAGTACCTTTGACAAAAATAGCTCATTtggacagcactacagggagggagaggacaaACTCCACTGAACTCGTTTCAATATATGGAATCACTTAGGAGTGGTGAAGCTCTTTGTACTTTAACAATCTacatcagggcccggtttcccaaaaacatcttaaggctaagttaatcagatgaacttagccttaagatgtttttgggaaaccgggccctgtacAAGAGATTCTGTGGGACAGTACGCCATGACGTTATGTCCTCATCAAGGCTGTCCAAGCACACAAGCTGTAGACAGTATGATAGACAGAGGTGGACAAAAACAAAGTAGATTTAAACAGCCAAGTTTGTTAATCAATCACTCTTTATTTTTCACGCTATAAATTAGGCAACTTCACTCTTCGTCTCTCATCTTATCCCTTATCTATATTAATTTGTGAATAAATTCCCAGCATGTTCATGCTTAAAGGCAAATGGATTAATCTAATCTAATGTAATCTAAGGAAAGTTAAGAAACATCTGTATGAAACATCTGTAGTCCTTTTTCATTAAAACAAGATAGAGCAATGTAAAGAGTGATTAAAACGGGTGATCTGAACTTAAAATTGGAAAATGCTCTAGTATGATTTGAAAACATTCTGTAGGAAAACTTGGTACTTTTCCATCATGATATAAAACAGAAAATATTTTGTCATTTTGAACCTTGTGATAATCTCTGTGTAAACAGTGCATTGCATTCTGTCCTAAAATATGCTCTGGATAAAAAAATAGCATTTATTTTTGGAGGAATGTTGGGTGTGTGGTGGGAAGCTTCACAATAGCTATGTATTGTCAGATGAAGAGCTTTGACGGCTTGAATGTTTCTACTGTTCGATCAGAAGGTCTATAGGTCCTTAGAATTAACAATCACAATGTTGTAAGTTATTGTATCTATGGTCCTCTCGGAGCACTGTAAACAATCTGGAATCACAAATAACTATCTTGTTCCCTAACAGATAAAACTGTTTGCAGATAAAAGTTCACAGCATGCCATGGCCACTCATTATTTTCAGAGGAAGTGGTGGTGTGGTCTATAAAGACTATAGACTCTGTTCTGCAGCAGGGTCTTCCTTGTGGCATCAGTGTTGTTTGGTCCTGTGGTCAGGTTTGTATTTGAGTAGCAGGCCGAGAGAGGCAAAGCCAAACAGCACCGTCTGGACAAACCAGAGGCAACGTGTCATTGTGCCGTCCACCCCTTTGTTACTGTGAagagagtgacacacacacacacacacacacacacagacaggcagcagTTTAGTCTCAGGTTCAGTGTCAGTGACTACAACACAATGGCCCTTAAGGTATTGAGTAGAGTCCAAATTGGCAAATATAAATAGAGGAGACAGAAGGCTGAGCATAGTAAGATCTTAAATGTAACTAGACATGCAGTTATACGATGCCCCCTTCTGGCCAAAACAAAACATGATGAGGGAAGGTGCACTAGAATCATCACAATAAAACTATTGTATTCTGTACAGTCAACAGTATCTCTATGACTCCCACTTCTTCAATTATCTTTGACCTTTGGGCAACATGAGTTAACACATAGGCttaaaccccctagagtcgattagCTCCATGTGTGTTTATGCTAGAGACACCGTTTCTTGTAATGGCTGCAGCTCAATCCCCTCTTTCCGCCTATATGAGGTTTCCGACTATTCCATAACATGGGGCTTGTGAAAGCGGACTTTTTCTACACATGAGAGGATCCGGACAAGAAAATTGTCACGAAATCATCTgtgagctacaaactaatatgccAAAGCAGGGTTGACTTTCACGAACACGACAGTGTCGGTTGTTTGGCTCTACGACATCCACAAGCTTTACGGTAGTCATCTGAACTCTGTCGCGGACGTCCTCATTTCGAAGAGGTCTTTTCACAAAACCGACTACAAACTAATATGTCACCAATATCGATAGCGGAGACTCTCACAAAGACGACGGTGTCGGATGTTCTGCTCTATGACACACACAAGCTTCAGGGGAGTCGTCTGAAGGTTAACCCAGTACCGGGCAGTACAAATTGTAGTAGGGGGTAAAATGTGCCAAAAATAACGTGACCAAACATGGgtcaaaataaaattaaaatgatttatttttttacttttgccatttattaatgtgttattcaatgtgtttctatgggctctagcagtaaaggccaaattcaatgttttatcaaatatattttttatacctaCAAGGGTCCTACAATTCTAAATTAAAAtggccatcttaaaacaattccatatagcttaatAGATATTGCGATCTAAGGGCTTAGACATACAGGGGTTTAAAAGTAGGTGTGATAGCATGTCTCTAGAGGGAGCCTGATAGAAAGCAGAACAATAGCACCCCCTAGAGGAGACATGGATATATGAACATCCATCTTACCTGCAGACCTTCATGGCAACAAGGGCTTCTGCCACGTGGACGACCCAAGCTGCCCACCATCTGAAACACAGAGCAACACACAACATTCAGAATGAGGATGTTTCTAGTCTCTCTCTAACAGCTTTCTTTAAAAAACATTCTTACATTATTTCTGGCAAGTGACCAATGATTTCCTCTAGCTACAGTGTAAtggtctgtcacgatcgtcgtaagcaacggaccaaggcgcagcgtgatatgcgtacatcttttaatgagtacttaaatgacaataccaaaacaacaaaatgatacgtgaagtccttggttaacaaacacaaacctacacggaacaagatcccacgaaacacaagtgcacaacaggctgcctaagtatggttcccaatcagagacaacaagcaacagctgattctcgttgcctctgattgagaaccaccccggccaacatagaaacacataacctagaacagaacatagacactacacaaagaaactatcaccctggctcaacatacaagagtccccagagccagggcgtgacagtacccccccaaaggcgcggactgcgaccgcgccaacataaacccaacaggggaggggccgggtgggcattcctcctcggaggcggatccggctccgggcgtgaccaccaccctctaacaaccccccccgtagcgcccctggtctggtcccgctggctggagctggactggacatcgtggagcggattgcttaggctccggtgtggagcagctgaccggtacctgaccaggcaccggtgaaacaggcacgggctgtgccggactgacgacgcgcaccacaggcttggtgcggggagcaggaacaggccgggccgggccgggctggcgacgcgcaccattggcttggtgcggggagcagggacgggccggaccgggctgacgaagcgcaccactggcttggtgcgaggggcaggaacaggccgggccgggctggcgacgcgcaccacaggcttggtgcgaggggcaggaacaggcccggCCGGGctagcgacacgcaccacaggcttggtgcgaggggcaggaacaggccgggccgggctggcgacgcgcatcacaggcttggtgcgagggacaggaacaggccgggccgggctagcgacgcgcaccacaggcttggtgcgaggggcaggaacaggccgggccgggctggcgacgcgcatcacaggcttggtgcgagggacaggaacaggccggaccgtactgggaacacacaccactggccttgtgtggggatcaggaacgggccggaccggactggtaacacacctcagtacctctcgctgtgcctctacactctccttccctctactgaccaatggcccccgtaacctggtggccttctctcctcgtccacaaactcgccctttatctgcctccagcagccccgtcgtccatgccgtgtgcccccccaaaaaaatgtattgggggtgcctctcgcctgtccgacgacggcccggttggcgccgcttctcctctcctgcctgggcctggtaacggacggcctcctcctccgtaatctgcccccaaccgaggaggacatccactaacgttacctccggcgtttgctcctggacacgctgcttggtcctgtattggtgggatcttctgtcacgtatcgtttgttgttttgttattgtatcGTGTTGGAAAAGTACACTATtaaaaaagatgtacgcatatcacgctgcgccttggtccactcattatgacgatcgtgacatggtcCCACACAACAGCAATTGATTAGAGATTCAAAAACAGAAAACACATTGGTCTTGTACGGATATAAAATGTGTGAGTGTTTCTTTGATATTTCATAAGTGGTCATGTATGTGATtgatgagtggaagtgttacactGTTTGAAAATGTTGTGATAAGAGTGTAAAAATGGTGAAAGGGAGTGGGACACGTTTTACAttttaggagacgctcttatccagagcgacttacagttagtgagtgggaatcgaactcacaaccctggcgttgcaaccgccatgctctaccaactgagctacaggaggcctacagtTGATTATGCAGACTGACCAAGCCTCTGTATTCTGTGGGTACTTGGCACATCATTAGAAATCTAATTCACAGTGATCTGGTGTGCTGGCAAACCCACCCAGCGCAGTAATTATTCCTTGTTAATTTGCATCTAAAATGATTGGTTATTACAGAGTTAGGCCTACAACTGTAGAAGCTGCATGTGCTGTACATTGTACATTGTAACTGCAGTTTCAGTCAGAATTTCTTTCAATTTCACATTGACTATCCTCATTCTGACTATAAAGCTGTTGGGCCAACATTTTGCCCAATACTACTTGATGACAGAATCTTGTAAACATTATCATGGAGGAACACTAACTTACCCTTTGTAAATGAGAGAATGGTGATTGTCCACCAGGTATCTGGACAGGGTACCAAGCGGACCCAGGTTGTCATAGGGGACCTGCTGTGGCCAGAACACCGTCCACTGAAACACAGAACAGAGATGCGGTCAGACAGTCAGTTCATAAACAGTGCCCCATACACATGAATTGCTTCCACCAACTTTTGACAAAATTAATTGTGTACACATATCCCACATGTGCCACACATCCAAGTCATTATCTAATATGATCACATGGTCATTGTAACATTGGGTTTTGTATATTATGTACACCTCTGACAGGTTGCAACATGCTTAACAAAAATACTATTCAGCCCTATTCATTCCAGAGGGCCTCCAGCTTGTGCAGAGGCCATTGTGCACTAACCATCCACTTTTGGCTTATCATTGTTAAGATATAGCCAAACTCATTTTGCTTCTCTACCCAAGAGCTGACAGTGCTAGCAAGCAGTTGTCACTGGGGTACCCTTGTTTGCACACACATCCTGACATTAGTATGACCTCTGACTTACATGACTGAGGAAGGCAACGCATAAGCTAGATGTGGTGGGGAAATGAAGTGTCAATAGGGGGATAGTATTTAGCCAGACTAGAACTAAGAGACATATTTCACCCAAATTAtatttttacgcctgctacgttaggttaaacTCACTTTCCCCACGTTCCAAAAACCGATTTTGAACAACATTCTGCGTTATCTATAGGGCTATCTATGGCTGATAAATAGGCCTAGTTAGAGAAATGTCAATGGCTTTCTACAATATCATGGAATTCTTTCGATCCTTTCCATTCCGCAGCGCAGCTCCATTCAGCCACTCCCCACTAGTAACTGCAATAATAGATAGCTTATAAATCGGTAATTACAACGGCAACTATACAATATGAAATGTTTAACTTAAGTACAAATATTCCAATTAATTACATTTGCAGGGATCTTACAGCAGGGATAATTAATATTTAACTCGCAGGGTTGATGACCTGGATACACTTTCATTGCAAGCGCAACATCTAGGCTAACCTCATAAGCTAAATACTGTATTACTTCGCGATGGACTTCACGGGAATTGAATaataaacaacaaaaacaaatgcCTCAATAAAACACAAATTTGGCCGAGTAAAATAGAGATCCATCCGGAGTCCATTCGTAGTGACACCTTGGCTTTGTTTACGGCTGTTTACGGCACGGTCACGGTGGCACAGAGTCAATTTAACAATTTGCTTTATAATTGCGGTGGTATTGCGTCAAAACCATCCACGTTTTGTGGCTTTGACTTACTGTGAAGTATCCCATCGAAAGCGCCACTGTAGTTATCCAAAAAATACTGGTTCTTCTAAAATAATCGCACCCATCGCTTTTTGCCATGGTGGCGTTCAACTTGTCCCTCTCTCAAATCAGCACGTGCAACAATAACAGTGGAACGcttgtaataatataatatatatgtgTACCGAGACCGCTGTCTCTGAATGGGGTTAGAGTGGGATTATGTAAATCTTTCTTTATCAGTCATATGATATCATCCAAGGTTCAATATTGATTTGAGACAAGTGTTATTTTGTTTTGAAATAGGAATAGCCTTGACTGAAATAAACAGAAAAATGTTGTGCATGCATTGTATGTGTAATAATATATAggctatatatttatttatttgccaaTGATTTACGTTTATTCTATTCAAAATTATAGGATTAAAGCTCAGTAAAAGTGGGACATTAACCATCCAAGTTGTTAATGGATGTAGCCTAGATCTAAGCTAATGATTCTACAGTAAACTGGTCATGGGACCTAAGGTATTTACAATCTGATCTTCACAGATATCTCTATCTGCATGACAATAACGAATCAATCATTTTATGGTAATTTCACCATTAGTC belongs to Coregonus clupeaformis isolate EN_2021a chromosome 1, ASM2061545v1, whole genome shotgun sequence and includes:
- the LOC121569299 gene encoding transmembrane protein 254 translates to MAKSDGCDYFRRTSIFWITTVALSMGYFTWTVFWPQQVPYDNLGPLGTLSRYLVDNHHSLIYKGWWAAWVVHVAEALVAMKVCSNKGVDGTMTRCLWFVQTVLFGFASLGLLLKYKPDHRTKQH